A stretch of the Streptomyces sp. NBC_01428 genome encodes the following:
- a CDS encoding type II toxin-antitoxin system Phd/YefM family antitoxin, whose protein sequence is MKVSTTEARDRLPDLVSRAEAGETIEFTKYGSVKAVLISKERYERLSRELFSR, encoded by the coding sequence ATGAAGGTAAGCACGACTGAAGCCCGAGACAGACTCCCTGATTTGGTTAGCAGGGCTGAGGCTGGAGAGACAATCGAGTTCACCAAGTACGGATCAGTTAAGGCAGTGCTCATCAGCAAGGAGAGATACGAGCGACTGAGTCGAGAACTGTTCTCCCGTTGA
- a CDS encoding tyrosine-type recombinase/integrase: MSARKTPLRSATRTAGYDASRHQEAATPLRAVGKLSGAEVRTSMLEEFDLHLSTTNNRYGRPYQRKSINAYRFAGVTLSNWMTEAGLSGDFTTLDVGTLNKFFRWYYQEHDVPKSQDGKGGYTGGTNTLQRNLRPLFKFLEEEYEHPTPYRHPKFHKYAAPALGKPKTLSTEFIEDVLRATGNGSSKVRDFETVRDHAIIRVLTEGLRAEELLNLRLQDLDLTGHTLVVVPLKGNRNTKDGRTIPLQPKTVKALTRYLRARAEHSLSETNPHLWLGTRSRQELKYMGLYRIVKKRAEQAGYEPSAVTPHSFCHTWCDDLQTAGVSGENIMAIRGWKSPAMLRRYGADMAVSRAVTAVQGLGDRY, from the coding sequence GTGTCGGCAAGGAAGACCCCTCTCCGCAGTGCCACCAGGACGGCTGGCTACGACGCCAGCCGACACCAGGAAGCAGCAACCCCACTCCGGGCAGTCGGCAAGCTGTCAGGGGCAGAGGTACGCACATCGATGCTGGAGGAATTCGACCTCCACCTCAGCACCACTAACAACCGGTACGGCAGGCCCTATCAGCGGAAGAGCATCAACGCTTACCGGTTCGCTGGAGTGACCCTGTCCAACTGGATGACCGAGGCAGGACTCTCGGGTGACTTCACCACTCTCGACGTGGGCACCCTGAACAAGTTCTTCCGCTGGTACTACCAGGAACACGACGTACCCAAGAGCCAGGACGGCAAGGGCGGATACACAGGGGGAACCAACACCCTCCAGAGGAACCTTCGCCCGTTGTTCAAGTTCCTGGAAGAGGAGTACGAGCACCCCACTCCCTACCGTCACCCGAAGTTCCACAAGTACGCAGCACCCGCACTCGGTAAGCCAAAGACCCTCAGCACGGAGTTCATCGAAGATGTGCTCAGGGCTACAGGTAACGGGTCATCGAAGGTAAGGGACTTCGAGACAGTGAGGGACCACGCAATCATCAGGGTTCTCACAGAGGGTCTCAGGGCTGAAGAGTTGCTGAATCTGAGGCTTCAAGACCTAGACCTCACTGGACACACTTTGGTGGTTGTCCCCTTGAAGGGAAACAGGAACACCAAGGACGGGCGAACCATCCCCCTCCAGCCGAAGACAGTGAAGGCCCTTACTCGGTACCTCAGGGCAAGGGCCGAGCACAGCCTCTCCGAGACGAACCCCCACCTTTGGTTGGGCACTCGGTCACGGCAAGAGCTGAAGTACATGGGTCTCTATCGGATCGTGAAGAAGAGGGCCGAACAGGCGGGATACGAACCATCCGCAGTAACCCCGCACTCCTTCTGTCATACGTGGTGCGATGACTTGCAGACGGCAGGAGTGTCCGGGGAGAACATTATGGCTATCCGGGGATGGAAGTCCCCAGCCATGCTCAGGAGGTACGGGGCAGACATGGCCGTGAGTAGGGCTGTGACTGCCGTACAGGGCTTGGGAGACAGGTACTAG
- a CDS encoding MFS transporter, with translation MVLVIAFEATAVGTAMPVAARELDGVALYAFAFSGYFTTSLFGMVLAGQWSDRDGPLASLTVGIGAFAGGLLLSGTAGGMWLFVLGRAVQGLGGGLVIVALYVVVGRAYPERLRPAIMAAFAAAWVVPSVVGPLAAGAVTEHLGWRWVFLGIPALVGIPLALALPQIRRRAGGPATDGEPADTPIAGGTGSDGFARTGTGSDGLARTGTGSDGLARSGTGSDGLARSGTGSDGLARVGTGSDEVARPGTGGFTGTHPFGHAPGDASPDPLTSDPLTPDPLGAGPLDRAPLAVEALAAETLPPEPLRRAPLDRRRIRLAFGIAFGAGLLQYAAQDLRLLSLLPALAGVALLVPAVRGLLPHGTWRAARGLPSVVLLRGVAAGSFVAAESFVPLMLVTQRGLSPTLAGLSLAAGGATWALGSWLQARPGVEPHRERLMFLGMLLVAAAVATAPSVLLPAVPVWTVAVAWAFGCFGMGLVVASTSVLLLQLSAPHEAGTNSAALQISDALCNVLLLAFGGAAFAALGGGAMAHAATGTASGAHGSHPAAFAAVFLPMAAVALVGAWVTTRVRERRPAAGIGQKG, from the coding sequence GTGGTGCTGGTCATCGCCTTCGAGGCGACCGCCGTGGGGACGGCGATGCCCGTCGCCGCCCGGGAACTCGACGGGGTGGCGCTGTACGCGTTCGCCTTCTCCGGCTACTTCACGACCAGCCTGTTCGGGATGGTGCTCGCCGGACAGTGGTCCGACCGGGACGGACCGCTGGCGTCCCTCACGGTCGGCATCGGCGCGTTCGCCGGGGGGCTGCTGCTGTCCGGGACGGCCGGGGGCATGTGGCTGTTCGTCCTCGGGCGTGCCGTCCAGGGGCTCGGCGGAGGGCTCGTCATCGTCGCGTTGTACGTCGTCGTCGGGCGGGCCTACCCGGAGCGGTTGCGGCCCGCGATCATGGCGGCGTTCGCGGCGGCCTGGGTGGTGCCGTCCGTCGTCGGCCCCCTCGCCGCCGGAGCGGTCACCGAACACCTCGGCTGGCGCTGGGTGTTCCTCGGTATCCCGGCCCTCGTCGGCATCCCCCTCGCCCTCGCCCTGCCCCAGATACGCCGGCGGGCCGGGGGGCCCGCGACGGACGGGGAACCCGCCGACACCCCTATCGCCGGCGGCACCGGCAGCGACGGGTTCGCCCGCACCGGCACCGGCAGCGACGGACTTGCTCGCACCGGCACCGGCAGCGACGGACTTGCCCGCTCCGGCACCGGCAGCGACGGACTTGCCCGCTCCGGCACCGGCAGCGACGGACTTGCTCGCGTCGGCACCGGCAGCGACGAGGTCGCCCGCCCCGGCACCGGCGGGTTCACCGGCACCCACCCCTTCGGGCACGCCCCCGGCGACGCCTCCCCCGACCCCCTCACCTCCGACCCCCTCACCCCCGACCCCCTCGGTGCCGGCCCCCTCGACCGCGCGCCTCTTGCCGTCGAGGCCCTCGCCGCCGAAACCCTCCCCCCGGAGCCCCTCCGTCGCGCTCCCCTCGACCGGCGGCGTATCCGGCTGGCGTTCGGGATCGCTTTCGGGGCCGGGCTGTTGCAGTACGCGGCCCAGGATCTGCGGCTCCTCTCGCTCCTGCCCGCGCTGGCCGGTGTCGCCCTGCTCGTCCCCGCCGTGCGCGGGCTGCTGCCGCACGGCACCTGGCGGGCGGCGCGCGGGCTGCCGTCCGTCGTGCTCCTGCGCGGCGTCGCGGCCGGGTCCTTCGTCGCCGCCGAGTCCTTCGTGCCGCTGATGCTCGTCACCCAGCGGGGACTCTCCCCGACGCTCGCCGGGCTGTCGCTCGCCGCGGGCGGTGCCACCTGGGCGCTGGGCTCCTGGCTGCAGGCGCGGCCCGGCGTGGAGCCGCACCGGGAGCGGCTGATGTTCCTCGGCATGCTGCTGGTCGCGGCGGCCGTCGCGACCGCGCCCAGCGTGCTCCTCCCGGCCGTGCCCGTGTGGACCGTCGCCGTCGCCTGGGCCTTCGGCTGCTTCGGGATGGGGCTCGTGGTCGCCTCCACCAGCGTGCTGCTGCTCCAGCTCTCGGCCCCGCACGAGGCCGGTACGAACTCGGCCGCCCTCCAGATCTCCGACGCCCTGTGCAACGTCCTGCTGCTCGCCTTCGGCGGAGCCGCCTTCGCGGCGCTGGGCGGCGGCGCGATGGCCCACGCGGCGACCGGCACGGCCTCCGGCGCCCACGGATCCCACCCGGCCGCCTTCGCGGCCGTGTTCCTTCCGATGGCCGCCGTGGCGCTGGTCGGGGCGTGGGTGACGACACGTGTCAGGGAGCGGCGACCCGCGGCCGGGATCGGCCAGAAAGGCTGA